A section of the Pleuronectes platessa chromosome 7, fPlePla1.1, whole genome shotgun sequence genome encodes:
- the cdk10 gene encoding cyclin-dependent kinase 10 translates to MEAAGEEEPDRIRLKSIKNNQTFTVPQSDRFGSCRSVREFEKFNRIGEGTYGIVYRARDTKSDEIVALKKVRMDKEKDGVPISSLREITLLLRLRHPNIVELKEVVVGSQLESLFLVMSYCEQDLASLLENMQTPFSEAQVKCIVLQLLRGLEYLHHNFIIHRDLKVSNLLMTDKGCVKIADFGLARMYGIPQQPMTPRVVTLWYRSPELLLGTKSQTTALDMWAVGCILAELLAHKPLLPGTSEIQQVDLVVQLLGTPNENIWPGFSQLPLVGQYSLRKQPYNNLKNKFTWLSEAGHRLLNLLFMYNPQRRATATDSLESSYFKEKPLPCEPELMPTFPHHRNKRAAPRAESHSKRSKV, encoded by the exons ATGGAGGccgcaggagaagaagaaccgGACCGGATCAGGCTGAAGTCCATCAAGAACAACCAGACCTTCACGGTGCCTCAGAGCGACCGG TTCGGAAGCTGCAGGAGCGTCCGAGAGTTTGAGAAGTTCAACCGGATTGGAGAAGGAACCTACGGCATCGTGT ACCGAGCCCGGGACACCAAGTCCGATGAGATTGTGGCTTTGAAAAAGGTCCGAATGGACAAAGAGAAAGACG GCGTCCCCATCAGCAGCCTGAGAGAGATCACCCTGCTGCTGAGGCTGAGACATCCCAACATAGTGGAACTGAAGGAGGTGGTCGTGGGCAGCCAGCTGgagag tCTGTTCCTGGTGATGAGTTACTGTGAACAGGACCTGGCCAGTTTgctggagaacatgcagacacCGTTCTCTGAGGCTCAG GTGAAATGCATTGTCCTACAGCTGCTCCGAGGTTTGGAGTATCTCCACCACAACTTTATTATACACAG GGACCTGAAGGTGTCTAATCTGCTGATGACAGACAAAGGCTGCGTGAAGATCG CTGATTTCGGGTTGGCCAGGATGTACGGTATCCCACAGCAGCCCATGACCCCCAGAGTGGTCACACTGTG GTACAGAAGCCCAGAGCTCCTCCTAGGGACCAAGAGCCAAACTACAGCTCTGGACATGTG GGCGGTCGGCTGCATCCTGGCTGAGCTGCTGGCTCACAAGCCTCTGCTGCCTGGAACCTCTGAGATCCAGCAGGTGGACCTGGTCGTCCAGCTGCTGGGAACGCCCAATGAAAACATCTGGCCG gGTTTCTCTCAGCTGCCCCTCGTGGGTCAGTACAGTCTGAGGAAGCAGCCGTACAACAACCTGAAGAATAAGTTCACCTGGTTGTCTGAGGCTGGACACAGACTGCTCAACCTGCTCTTCATGTACAACCCACAgcgcag AGCGACAGCCACAGACAGTTTGGAGAGTTCGTACTTCAAAGAGAAGCCTCTCC cctgTGAACCGGAGCTGATGCCCACCTTCCCGCACCATCGCAACAAACGAGCGGCTCCTCGAGCAGAGAGCCACAGCAAACGCAGCAAAgtatga
- the LOC128444394 gene encoding tripartite motif-containing protein 16-like: MAQQENQLDRERFCCSICLDLLKDPVTTGCGHSYCRSCINTHWDKGEERGSYSCPQCRQTFTPRPVLGKNTMLADLVEELKKTGLQAAPADHCYAGPEDVACDLCTVGKLKALKSCLNCLASYCEKHLQPHLQLAPFKRHKLVEPSEKLQENICSRHDEVMKMFCRTDQQCICYLCSVDEHKDHDTVSAAAERTERQRELGLRRQTIQQRVQDTEKDLKLLQQEEEALNGSADKAVKDSEEIFTEMIRLLQKRSSDVKQQIRSQQETEVSRVRELQERLEQEITELKRKDHELKQLSDTEDHNQFLHNYPSLSPLSGSTHSSSIRIRPLRNFEDVTAAVSQVRGRLQDILSEKETKSLQIVSQVNVLPPQPEPETRADFLRYSQEITLDPNTAHVCLLLSEGNRKVTRVSEDEFYSYHPDRFTDWPQVLSRESLTGRCYWEVKMSRGGRVEVAVTYKNIRRAGGSRQCEFGSNDRSWSLFCDENCFNFCYNRNKRSVSGPWSSRVGVYLDPSAGVLSFYSVTGSMNLLHRVQTTFTQPLYAGVGVYDDGDTAELC; the protein is encoded by the coding sequence atggcgcagcaagaaaatcaactggacagagaaagattctgctgttcgatctgtctggatctactgaaggatccggtgactactggctgtggacacagctactgtaggagctgtattaacacccactgggacaaaggggaggagagaggaagctacagctgtcctcagtgtagacagaccttcacaccgaggcctgtcctggggaaaaacaccatgttagctgatttggtggaggagctgaagaagactggactccaagctgctcctgctgatcactgctatgctggacctgaagatgtggcctgtgatcTCTGCACTGTGGGgaaactgaaagctctcaagtcctgtttgaattgtttggcctcttattgtgaaaaacacctccagcctcatcttcagttaGCTCCTTTTAAGaggcacaagctggtggagccctcggagaagctccaggagaacatctgctctcgtcacgacgaggtgatgaagatgttctgccgcactgatcagcagtgtatctgttatctctgctctgtggatgaacataaagaccacgacacagtgtcagctgcagcagaaaggactgagaggcagagagagctcgggctgaggagacaaaccatccagcagagagtccaggacacagagaaagacctgaagctgcttcaacaggaggaggaggccctcaatggctctgctgataaagcagtgaaggacagtgaggagatcttcactgagatgatccgtctgctgcagaaaagaagctctgatgtgaagcagcagatcagatcccagcaggaaactgaagtgagtcgagtcagagagcttcaggagagactggagcaggagatcactgagctgaagaggaaagaccatgaactgaagcagctctcagacacagaggatcacaaccagtttctacacaactacccctcactgtcaccactcagtggatctacacactcatccagcatcaggatccgtcctctgaggaactttgaggacgtgacagcagctgtgtcccaggtcagaggtcgactacaggacattctgagtgagaaagagacaaagagtttacagattgtgtctcaagtgaatgttttacctccacaaccagagccagagaccagagctgacttcttaagatattcacaggaaatcactctggatccaaacacagcacacgtatgtctgttattatctgagggaaacagaaaagtaacacgTGTGAGTGAAGATGAGTTTTATTCTtatcacccagacagattcactgattggcctcaggtcctgagtagagagagtctgactggacgttgttactgggaggtgaagatgagcagaggaggaagagttgaagtagcagtcacatacaagaacATCAGAAGAGCAGGAGGCTCACGTCAATGTGAATTTGGATCAAATGATAGATCTTGGTCTTTATTTTGTGATGAAAACTGTTTTAACTTTTGTTACAACAGAAACAAGAGATCAGTGTCAGGTCCTtggtcctccagagtaggagtgtacctggatcccagtgcaggtgttctgtccttctacagcgtcACTGGCTCCATgaatctcctccacagagtccagaccacgttcactcagcctctctatgctggagttggGGTTTATGATGATGGAGACACAGCAGAGTTGTGTTAA
- the LOC128444045 gene encoding beta-2-syntrophin produces the protein MYVFSRNQCFIEDGGPPADGDLTARLTRPRRAMPAMTELAQPKTKMITGRVSESTHTHTHRHTHTHTQCTIRGRSGVHCLTPQWLVIKPPTSCPVDHVTCVLSSSLVKYIREVSPLFKKPSLVADLPWDGVRTQSPSYSGSEDSGSPKHSGSSSSKDKKVISLRMCFISRNLTMPDLESRLLELHSPDGQHTVVLRCKDGPSASSWFTAVHTNIAALLPQTLAHVNAYLGASSSTSTHPHLKHIGWLAEQVQLEGGRQQYRPLVMALTEKDILLFESVPWNRECWSMPLLTHPLLATRLVHSGSARESPAPGADLVFATRTGTGRGIESHLFRVETHWDLSSWTRALVQGAHAAAELIKEVSIGCTLTRQDVRLTLHYEKGFTVTREQVEPSGGAVLFRYPYEKLKMSADDGIRNLYLDFGGPEGEMVFDLHSGPKPVVFVLHSFLSAKLTRMGLLT, from the exons atgtatgttTTCAGTAGGAACCAGTGCTTCATTGAGGACGGGGGGCCGCCTGCAGACGGAGATCTGACGGCTCGACTGACGAG GCCGCGCAGGGCGATGCCGGCCATGACCGAGCTCGCTCAGCCAAAAACTAAGATGATTACTGGACGGGTGTCAGAGTCGACt cacacacacacacacagacacacacacacacacacacagtgcacaatCAGGGGGCGATCTGGGGTCCACTGTCTCACCCCTCAATGGTTGgtgatcaaaccaccgacctccTGCCCAGTGGACCATGTGACatgtgtcctctcctcctctctagTGAAGTACATCCGCGAGGTGTCTCCGCTCTTCAAGAAGCCGTCCCTGGTGGCCGACCTGCCGTGGGACGGCGTCCGGACGCAGTCGCCCAGCTACAGCGGCAGCGAGGACTCGGGGTCGCCCAAGCACAGCGGCTCGTCCTCCTCCAAAGACAAGAAGGTCATCAGCCTGAGGATGTGCTTCATCAGCAGGAACCTCACCATGCCAGATCTGGAGAGCAG GCTCCTGGAGCTCCACTCCCCGGACGGCCAGCACACGGTGGTGCTGCGCTGCAAGGACGgcccctccgcctcctcctggtTCACCGCCGTCCACACCAACATCGCCGCCCTGCTGCCACAGACCCTGGCTCACGTCAACGCCTACCTGGGGGCCtcgtcctccacctccacacacCCCCACCTCAAACACATTGGCTGGTTGGCCGAGCAG GTGCAGCTGGAGGGCGGCCGGCAGCAGTACCGCCCCCTGGTGATGGCTCTGACGGAGAAGGACATCCTGCTGTTTGAGTCGGTGCCGTGGAACAGAGAGTGTTGGTCCATGCCTCTGCTCACACACCCACTGCTAGCCACCAG actGGTCCACTCGGGCAGTGCCCGGGAGTCCCCCGCCCCGGGGGCCGACCTGGTGTTCGCCACCCGGACGGGGACGGGCCGGGGCATCGAGTCACACCTCTTCCGGGTGGAGACCCACTGGGATCTGTCCTCGTGGACGAGGGCGCTCGTCCAGGGAGCGCACGCCGCCGCCGAGCTCATCAAAGAGGTCTCTATCg GCTGCACGTTGACCCGGCAGGACGTCCGGCTGACGCTGCACTACGAGAAGGGCTTCACCGTGACCAGGGAGCAGGTGGAGCCGTCGGGCGGCGCCGTGCTCTTCAGGTACCCCTACGAGAAGCTCAAGATGTCTGCTGACGATGGGATACGCAACCTCTACCTGGACTTCGGGGGTCCAGAGGGAGAAATG gtgtTTGACCTCCACTCGGGTCCGAAGCCCGTGGTGTTCGTCCTCCACTCCTTCCTGTCGGCCAAGCTCACCCGCATGGGCCTGCTGACGTGA